Proteins encoded together in one Telopea speciosissima isolate NSW1024214 ecotype Mountain lineage chromosome 6, Tspe_v1, whole genome shotgun sequence window:
- the LOC122665802 gene encoding beta-1,2-xylosyltransferase XYXT1-like: MTYNAIFAKSFSRYEQKKFGYWAIIGSFILVLSSFTLLKPFLGPLPILNFRLSMGTGHTLLVIEDTSSSHPSNISSSRPLNIISSQPSNIVSSSQQSNISISQPSNIGNSQQSNISSSQQLNTGSSQQSNISISQPSNIGNSQQLNISISKPLSTNTSQPSVSDGEEKLKQERKPICSVSDPRYESYNFCDAEGDIRIHGRSSTVFATSSQQGVLVGNESWIIKPYARVTDKTAMSVIKEISVKAIAAPEEAPTCTVNHSVPAVIFATGGYSGNHFHSFTDTIIPLFVASSQFRGEVQFAVTNFQQYWINKFQAILKQLSKYEIINIDAEDRVHCFPRVIVGLKRYKDLRIDPLMASKGYSMKEFRQVMRNAYSLKRSTAIKIRNGTRKKQPRLLIISRKWTRAFVNVNEIAELAKSLGFKVVVSEASMNLDKYSQVVNSCDVMLGVHGAGLTNFFFLPTNAILIQVLPWGGYDWLASTYFKQPTLDTDIRYLEYKIKEEESSLIEQYPIDHPVFRDPISVHKHDWGQFKSLYLEKQNVKIDVSRFKHTLLEALELLHH; the protein is encoded by the exons ATGACATATAACGCGATATTCGCGAAAAGCTTCAGTCGATATGAGCAGAAGAAGTTTGGATATTGGGCTATCATAGGATCCTTCATCCTTGTATTGAGTTCCTTTACTCTTCTTAAACCTTTTTTGGGTCCTCTACCAATCT TGAATTTTAGGCTGTCAATGGGCACTGGCCATACTCTGTTAGTGATTGAGGATACAAGCAGTTCTCATCCATCAAACATAAGCAGTTCTAGGCCATTAAACATAATCAGTTCTCAGCCATCAAACATTGTCA GCAGTTCTCAGCAATCAAACATAAGCATTTCTCAGCCATCAAACATTGGCAATTCTCAGCAGTCAAATATAAGCAGCTCTCAACAGTTAAACACAGGCAGTTCTCAGCAATCAAACATAAGCATTTCTCAGCCATCAAACATTGGCAATTCTCAGCAGTTAAACATAAGCATTTCGAAGCCATTGAGCACAAACACTTCTCAGCCATCAG TttcagatggagaagaaaagttAAAACAGGAGAGAAAGCCAATTTGCTCTGTTTCAGACCCCAGATATGAGTCATATAACTTTTGTGATGCTGAGGGTGATATTAGGATTCATGGAAGATCTTCCACTGTCTTTGCTACTTCATCTCAACAGGGTGTTTTGGTAGGAAAtgaatcatggattatcaaaccTTATGCTCGAGTGACAGACAAAACTGCGATGTCAGTCATTAAGGAAATCTCAGTGAAAGCCATTGCAGCTCCTGAAGAAGCCCCAACATGCACTGTAAATCACAGTGTCCCTGCTGTGATCTTCGCAACTGGAGGATATTCAGGAAACCACTTCCATTCCTTCACCGATACTATCATTCCTCTCTTTGTTGCTTCATCCCAATTTCGCGGTGAAGTTCAGTTTGCTGTCACCAATTTTCAACAATATTGGATTAACAAGTTCCAAGCAATACTGAAACAACTATCAAAGTATGagatcatcaacatagatgcagAGGATAGAGTTCATTGCTTCCCACGGGTAATTGTCGGTCTTAAGCGATATAAAGATTTGAGAATTGACCCTTTAATGGCTTCAAAAGGGTACTCCATGAAAGAGTTCAGACAGGTCATGAGGAATGCCTATTCTTTGAAGAGATCGACCGCAATCAAGATCCGTAATGGCACACGAAAGAAACAGCCTAGGCTTCTGATCATATCAAGGAAATGGACCAGGGCATTTGTAAATGTCAATGAAATAGCTGAATTGGCTAAAAGCTTGGGGTTTAAAGTAGTTGTCTCTGAAGCTTCAATGAATTTGGATAAATACTCTCAAGTTGTGAACTCTTGTGATGTGATGTTAGGGGTTCATGGAGCAGGTCTCACAAACTTCTTTTTCCTTCCTACCAATGCAATACTGATACAAGTACTTCCTTGGGGTGGATATGACTGGTTGGCTTCTACTTATTTTAAGCAGCCTACCTTGGATACAGATATAAGATACTTGGAGTATaagataaaggaagaagagagctCTCTAATAGAACAATACCCAATTGATCATCCAGTCTTTAGGGATCCCATTTCAGTACATAAACATGATTGGGGACAATTTAAATCTTTATACCTAGAAAAGCAAAATGTAAAGATTGATGTGAGTAGGTTTAAACATACATTATTAGAAGCCCTTGAGCTTCTCCATCATTAG
- the LOC122665128 gene encoding trimethyltridecatetraene synthase-like: MELEILSWSFYAVAWVTALALILVSSNLHRRRKLNSPPGPKPWPIIGNFNLIGSLPHRSIHKLSLIYGPLMQIHLGSHPVLVASSVEMAKLILKTYDLKFASRPKTAAGKHTTYNYSDITWSPYGPYWRQARKMCLMELFSAKRLESYEYIRVEETRELLTGLFAAVGEPVSLKDHLSNVSLNVISRMVLGKKYLDESTTSIITPEEFKKMLDELFLLNGVMNIGDWIPWIDFLDLHGYVKRMKVLSKKFDWFLEHVIDEHKERMKGVENYVAKDMVDVLLQLAEDPDLEVNLHRNGVKAFTQDLIAGGTESSAVTVEWALSELLKKPEIFKKASEELDRVIGKDRWVEEKDIPNLPYIEAIVKETMRMHPVAPMLVPRIAREDCEIGGYDIQEGTRVLVNTWTIGRDPELWEAPDEFRPERFIGKTIDVKGQDFELLPFGSGRRMCPGYSLGLKVIQSSLANLLHGFVWKLPNQMKPEDLNMEEIFGLSTPKKFPLMAVVEPRLPSHVYSQ, translated from the exons ATGGAGTTAGAGATTCTTTCTTGGTCTTTCTATGCTGTAGCATGGGTTACAGCACTAGCACTCATCTTAGTCTCCAGCAACCTCCATCGTCGCCGGAAATTAAACTCCCCTCCTGGTCCAAAACCATGGCCGATCATCGGCAACTTCAATCTCATAGGTTCCCTCCCTCACCGTTCAATTCATAAACTCTCCCTCATCTATGGACCTTTGATGCAAATCCACTTAGGTTCACACCCTGTTCTTGTTGCTTCTTCAGTCGAAATGGCCAAATTAATCCTCAAAACCTATGACCTCAAATTCGCTTCCCGACCCAAAACCGCCGCCGGAAAACACACAACTTACAATTATTCCGACATAACATGGTCTCCTTATGGCCCATACTGGAGACAAGCCCGGAAGATGTGTCTTATGGAGCTGTTCAGTGCCAAACGTCTCGAATCTTACGAATACATTCGTGTAGAAGAGACCCGGGAGCTTCTCACCGGACTTTTCGCCGCTGTCGGAGAGCCGGTAAGCCTTAAAGATCATCTTTCTAATGTTAGTCTCAATGTTATAAGCCGTATGGTATTGGGGAAGAAGTATTTGGATGAGTCTACGACGTCGATCATTACGCCGGAGGAGTTTAAGAAGATGTTGGATGAATTGTTCTTGCTTAATGGTGTGATGAATATAGGTGATTGGATTCCATGGATTGATTTCTTGGATTTGCATGGTTATGTGAAGAGAATGAAGGTTTTGAGTAAGAAGTTTGATTGGTTTTTAGAGCATGTAATTGATGAACATAAGGAAAGAATGAAGGGTGTGGAAAATTATGTTGCAAAGGATATGGTTGATGTCTTGTTGCAGCTAGCAGAGGATCCTGACCTTGAAGTCAACCTTCACCGGAATGGGGTGAAAGCATTTACTCAG GACTTAATAGCGGGAGGCACAGAGAGCTCTGCTGTGACTGTGGAATGGGCACTTTCTGAGCTATTGAAGAAGCCAGAGATCTTCAAAAAAGCTTCAGAAGAGCTAGATAGGGTGATTGGCAAGGATAGATGGGTTGAAGAGAAAGACATACCAAACCTACCATACATCGAAGCCATAGTTAAAGAGACAATGAGAATGCATCCAGTGGCACCAATGCTAGTACCAAGAATAGCCAGAGAAGATTGCGAAATTGGTGGTTATGATATTCAAGAAGGAACTCGAGTACTCGTTAATACATGGACCATAGGGAGGGACCCTGAATTATGGGAAGCTCCAGATGAATTTCGACCGGAGAGATTTATCGGGAAGACGATTGATGTGAAGGGACAAGATTTCGAGTTATTGCCATTTGGATCAGGAAGGAGAATGTGCCCGGGGTACAGCCTTGGGCTCAAAGTGATTCAATCAAGTTTGGCTAATCTTTTACATGGGTTTGTGTGGAAATTGCCTAACCAAATGAAGCCGGAGGACTTGAACATGGAGGAAATTTTTGGGTTGTCCACACCTAAGAAGTTCCCTCTTATGGCTGTTGTGGAACCTCGACTTCCTTCTCATGTCTATTCTCAGTGA